In a genomic window of Candidatus Poribacteria bacterium:
- a CDS encoding DUF4159 domain-containing protein, which yields MVDAVKITDAAFFESPIIFMEPISTSGGKLENGLLRGSAIWQTKGSRPSHGYTDREAQRIREYVINRGGFIYMPTHGNTELAMQPALRVLRQILPEYHLTTIPKDHEIYNTYFELNGPLRFPVRKMGSTILHHGPYSQLQGVFIDGRLAVLVDTEAMIHVMDGAVQKPFFGHYQDRNKILDEFAPAAARQLINIVIYAVTHGKIADYSKYIPEDALTGGDAESVPKSAPTAANQL from the coding sequence ATGGTTGACGCAGTCAAAATCACGGACGCAGCGTTCTTTGAGTCACCGATTATCTTTATGGAACCGATTTCCACTTCTGGAGGAAAGCTCGAGAACGGATTGTTGCGGGGGAGTGCTATCTGGCAAACGAAAGGGAGTCGTCCTTCTCACGGCTATACGGATCGGGAAGCACAGCGGATTCGTGAGTATGTCATCAATCGCGGGGGGTTTATCTATATGCCCACGCACGGAAACACGGAATTGGCAATGCAACCCGCGCTTCGCGTCCTTCGTCAAATTCTCCCTGAATACCACTTGACCACTATTCCTAAAGATCATGAGATTTACAACACTTACTTTGAGTTGAACGGACCGCTCCGTTTTCCTGTTCGGAAAATGGGGAGTACTATTCTCCATCACGGTCCCTATAGCCAGTTACAGGGTGTTTTCATTGATGGGCGACTCGCTGTTCTCGTTGATACAGAAGCGATGATACATGTGATGGACGGCGCAGTGCAGAAACCGTTTTTCGGTCACTACCAAGACCGAAATAAGATTTTAGATGAATTCGCGCCTGCTGCTGCGAGACAACTCATCAATATCGTTATCTATGCGGTAACACACGGCAAGATTGCGGATTACAGTAAGTATATCCCTGAAGATGCGCTCACCGGTGGCGATGCAGAGAGTGTCCCGAAATCCGCACCTACTGCGGCAAATCAGTTGTGA
- a CDS encoding STAS domain-containing protein yields MVITVSEKEGVIIFRLSGRIISPGIKEISETVAEALTVSSSPLRFVFDFKKVTQIDSFGLGALMKIHSDIHPRQGKIAVVNVNKHVKNLIVTARLITVFESFESEDDAIAALSKKS; encoded by the coding sequence ATGGTAATTACCGTGTCTGAGAAAGAAGGAGTCATTATTTTCAGACTGAGCGGCAGAATTATCTCCCCGGGTATCAAAGAGATCTCGGAAACCGTGGCGGAAGCACTTACAGTTTCCTCATCACCTCTGAGATTTGTTTTTGATTTTAAGAAGGTAACTCAGATAGATAGTTTTGGACTCGGTGCCCTGATGAAAATCCATTCTGATATTCACCCGCGTCAAGGGAAAATCGCAGTGGTTAATGTCAACAAACATGTCAAGAACCTCATTGTCACGGCACGATTGATCACCGTCTTTGAAAGCTTTGAAAGCGAGGATGATGCGATTGCTGCTCTGAGCAAAAAATCATGA
- a CDS encoding SDR family oxidoreductase, with protein sequence MVSSSHPNAQEITKLDGKVAVVTGASKGIGKAIASAFAAAGAKVVLAARTRETLEQVASDFKESGAEALAVPTDVTDVAAVQRLVEQTLDTYQRVDILVNNAGIGYFGPVVDFAPDDWDTVLNSNLKSVYLCSKYVLPSMLAQGNGQIINVLSIAAKVPFEASGAYCAAKAGALALTKVLAAEVRQQNIRVAAVLPGSVHTPFWDDVPEPPDFEKMLKPEHVAGSVVSICQQPLGMVTEESVVMPPLGIL encoded by the coding sequence ATGGTTTCTTCGAGCCATCCGAATGCGCAAGAGATAACCAAACTTGACGGAAAGGTCGCCGTGGTTACCGGCGCGTCAAAGGGGATTGGTAAAGCGATTGCATCCGCTTTCGCAGCGGCAGGCGCGAAGGTTGTGCTCGCCGCCCGAACACGTGAGACACTCGAACAGGTCGCCTCCGATTTCAAGGAAAGTGGTGCTGAAGCATTGGCTGTTCCGACGGATGTCACTGACGTAGCTGCCGTGCAGCGATTAGTTGAACAGACGCTTGATACATATCAACGCGTGGATATTCTGGTTAATAACGCCGGGATCGGTTATTTCGGACCGGTCGTCGATTTCGCACCTGACGACTGGGATACAGTGCTCAATTCCAATTTGAAGTCGGTTTATCTCTGCTCGAAGTATGTGCTTCCATCGATGTTAGCACAGGGCAATGGACAGATTATTAACGTGCTTTCGATCGCTGCGAAGGTTCCGTTTGAAGCCTCAGGGGCTTATTGCGCGGCGAAAGCAGGCGCATTGGCACTGACGAAGGTTTTAGCTGCCGAAGTCCGCCAGCAGAATATTCGCGTTGCCGCGGTGCTGCCGGGTTCGGTGCATACCCCGTTTTGGGATGACGTTCCAGAACCCCCGGACTTTGAAAAAATGCTTAAACCTGAACATGTAGCAGGATCCGTTGTTTCTATCTGCCAACAGCCGCTTGGCATGGTAACCGAAGAGAGCGTCGTAATGCCACCACTCGGGATTCTCTAA
- a CDS encoding 6-carboxytetrahydropterin synthase — protein MYYLTRQTAFEASHYNRIPELSDAENFALFGAAANPNSHGHNYVLEVMVKGEVDADDGMVINLVTLDALLKTEVLTNYDHKHLNHQHPVFAKNPHLQPTCENIVMEIWQRLEPSLPDRMLHRVRLYESASNFADYYGDGPMVYLTKVYEFSAAHRLHSHALSDEENQDIFGKCNNPAGHGHNYVLEVTVKGDVDKRTGLVAGLNFLDEVVQKQVYARFDYKHLNVDTPEFETLNPTSENFVKVLWDVLAPNLRPVTLHRLRLRETPKNHFDYYGA, from the coding sequence ATGTATTACTTAACCCGGCAGACGGCGTTTGAGGCATCACATTACAATCGTATCCCTGAATTGAGCGATGCTGAAAACTTTGCGTTGTTCGGTGCCGCCGCGAATCCAAATAGCCATGGACATAACTATGTGCTTGAGGTGATGGTGAAGGGAGAGGTAGATGCGGATGATGGCATGGTTATCAATTTGGTAACGTTGGATGCCTTGTTGAAGACTGAAGTGCTTACCAATTACGATCACAAGCATCTGAACCACCAGCATCCGGTTTTTGCTAAAAACCCGCACCTACAACCGACGTGTGAGAACATCGTTATGGAGATTTGGCAACGACTCGAGCCTTCGCTGCCGGATCGGATGTTGCACAGGGTGCGACTCTACGAAAGCGCATCCAATTTTGCCGACTATTATGGGGACGGACCGATGGTGTATCTGACCAAGGTTTACGAGTTTAGCGCAGCCCACCGCTTACATAGCCACGCACTCAGTGACGAGGAAAATCAAGACATCTTCGGAAAGTGCAATAACCCGGCTGGACATGGACATAACTACGTCCTTGAAGTTACCGTAAAGGGGGACGTAGATAAGAGAACCGGACTGGTTGCAGGTCTAAATTTTCTTGATGAAGTCGTTCAAAAACAGGTCTATGCCCGCTTTGATTACAAGCATCTCAATGTGGATACACCTGAATTTGAAACGCTTAACCCGACCTCAGAGAATTTCGTCAAAGTGCTTTGGGACGTATTAGCACCGAATTTACGTCCGGTGACTTTACATCGCCTGCGCTTAAGAGAAACGCCGAAAAATCACTTTGATTACTACGGTGCGTAA
- a CDS encoding hemolysin family protein: MEVVPLLPYLIGLPSLLVLSGFFSGSETALCALTQVQIERIRVEKGSASAIINFVDNPRRLFITVLLGNNLVNVAFAILMLSFIGRVLPEHPESIRFVIALVLNVFLMLIFGEMTPKTHAIKHAESFAKITAPLLWVFSVIISPLRGLLRRIIDILVPIFGGHLPPTEHLTATDFIEILNTYHEEALPSDEREIVSNILQLRDIEAKEIMVPRTEVVAVPTSNTIRATLKQAKDSGFSRIPVYQEQIDNICGIFYVKDLALWRHADVNSLTIDAFLEKRDQISEDPSSTSLIREPIFVLETRKIGMLLLQLTREKTKMAILRDEYGGVSGIVTTEDIIEQVVGDIADEHDRDDAPPDFVKHSEAPLLLETSGRMSIRKLNQQFELKLSEDDVDTIGGYVLRLFGRIPSVGESYTDENGIEFEITATEGNVITSLFIKVPVPDETETEA, translated from the coding sequence ATGGAAGTTGTTCCACTACTCCCCTATCTAATTGGCTTGCCAAGTTTACTTGTCCTCTCCGGCTTTTTCTCCGGCTCCGAGACGGCTTTATGCGCACTTACCCAAGTTCAAATTGAGCGGATTCGTGTTGAAAAGGGCAGCGCGTCTGCAATCATCAATTTCGTTGACAATCCGCGCAGACTGTTTATTACCGTCCTACTTGGTAATAACCTTGTCAACGTTGCGTTCGCAATCCTCATGCTCTCGTTTATCGGGCGAGTGCTTCCCGAACACCCCGAATCCATCCGTTTTGTTATCGCCTTAGTCCTCAATGTTTTCCTCATGCTCATTTTTGGCGAAATGACGCCAAAGACGCATGCTATTAAACATGCGGAGTCCTTCGCGAAAATAACGGCACCGCTGTTGTGGGTATTTTCTGTTATCATCTCGCCACTACGCGGATTGCTACGCAGAATCATCGACATCCTCGTCCCTATATTTGGTGGACACCTACCGCCTACCGAACACCTCACCGCAACGGACTTTATAGAAATTCTCAATACATACCACGAAGAAGCCCTTCCCTCTGATGAACGCGAAATTGTCAGCAATATCCTTCAATTGCGCGACATTGAGGCAAAAGAGATTATGGTACCGCGAACCGAAGTCGTCGCAGTTCCGACATCAAACACGATTCGCGCAACCTTAAAACAAGCAAAAGATTCTGGGTTCTCACGGATTCCGGTTTATCAGGAGCAGATTGATAATATCTGTGGTATCTTCTATGTCAAAGATCTCGCGTTATGGCGACACGCGGATGTGAATTCGCTCACAATTGATGCCTTTCTCGAAAAACGGGATCAGATTTCTGAAGATCCCTCCAGCACCTCCCTGATTCGAGAACCTATTTTCGTTCTTGAGACCCGTAAAATCGGGATGTTGTTACTACAACTCACACGCGAAAAAACCAAAATGGCGATTCTCCGAGATGAGTATGGCGGTGTTTCAGGCATTGTTACGACCGAAGACATCATTGAGCAGGTCGTCGGGGATATTGCTGACGAACATGATAGAGATGACGCACCGCCTGATTTCGTCAAACACTCTGAAGCACCATTATTACTTGAAACTTCCGGACGTATGAGTATCCGGAAACTCAATCAGCAATTTGAACTAAAACTCAGCGAAGATGATGTTGACACTATTGGTGGCTATGTTCTTAGACTTTTCGGACGAATTCCCTCCGTTGGTGAATCCTATACAGATGAAAACGGCATCGAATTTGAAATTACCGCTACAGAAGGAAATGTTATCACAAGTTTGTTCATCAAAGTCCCGGTTCCCGATGAAACTGAAACAGAAGCTTAG
- a CDS encoding hemolysin family protein, producing the protein MRIFLLSLILIGASGTGQIIVLISLAFAVLVCLVLSAFYSGSETALVSVNKIRINQLVESKDAKAKIIHRLVESPDRMLALTLAGTNLANILISQFGDRLTARVFPEAENLQEPIAIIWVTTLLLIFGEILPKTIFRVKADSLALRYAYPLRFSESVLAPLIYLVQTLTKLIVRIVDRGASTPSPDAQREELRLLATMGERSGNLLTDQRRMIHSLLNLQDRTVAQVMVPLVDIVAIERNTNREDFLQIATDAGFSRIPVYEEQIYNIVGIVNLLDVIYDGVESGTDVDKVNKEDTAPATIEPFIRTDLHFVPESKNINALLKEIQNTRHTMVFAVDEYGGTVGLVTVEDLVEEIVGEFADERDGPDLIRLIAPHILECDARAEVDLLKEHYGLPIPEGDYETVAGYILDRTGTIPETGTELNLADAIITVTDADARAIRKVRIRRRLGRFTS; encoded by the coding sequence TTGAGAATTTTTTTATTATCCCTCATTTTAATCGGTGCAAGTGGCACTGGGCAGATTATTGTACTAATTTCGCTTGCCTTTGCGGTGCTTGTCTGCCTTGTACTTTCAGCCTTCTACTCCGGTTCGGAAACAGCACTGGTATCCGTCAATAAAATTCGGATTAACCAACTCGTTGAATCTAAGGATGCGAAAGCAAAAATTATTCACCGCTTGGTTGAATCTCCTGATAGAATGCTCGCGCTGACTTTAGCCGGGACAAATCTTGCGAATATTCTGATTTCACAATTCGGCGACCGATTGACTGCGAGAGTCTTCCCTGAAGCAGAAAATCTACAAGAACCGATCGCTATCATCTGGGTAACCACGCTGCTCCTCATCTTCGGTGAAATTTTGCCGAAAACGATTTTTCGCGTTAAGGCAGATAGCCTCGCGCTGCGCTATGCCTATCCGTTACGGTTCTCTGAATCGGTATTAGCCCCTCTAATTTACCTTGTACAAACTTTGACCAAACTCATTGTCAGGATCGTCGACAGAGGCGCGAGTACACCGAGTCCCGATGCCCAACGTGAAGAGTTACGGCTACTCGCCACGATGGGTGAACGTTCAGGCAATCTACTTACAGACCAACGCCGGATGATCCACAGCCTACTCAACTTACAAGATCGAACCGTCGCACAAGTCATGGTCCCGCTTGTCGATATCGTCGCAATTGAAAGAAACACCAACCGTGAAGACTTTTTGCAAATCGCCACTGATGCCGGTTTTTCAAGAATCCCTGTCTACGAAGAACAGATTTATAACATCGTCGGGATTGTCAACCTCTTGGATGTCATTTATGATGGCGTTGAATCAGGCACCGATGTAGATAAAGTTAATAAAGAGGACACCGCACCTGCGACAATCGAACCGTTCATTCGGACAGACTTGCATTTTGTGCCTGAATCGAAAAATATTAATGCACTCCTCAAAGAGATTCAAAATACCCGGCATACGATGGTATTCGCAGTCGATGAATATGGCGGCACCGTCGGACTCGTTACCGTCGAAGACTTGGTTGAAGAAATCGTCGGCGAATTCGCCGATGAACGTGATGGACCCGACCTTATCCGTTTAATCGCACCCCACATCCTTGAATGTGACGCAAGAGCCGAAGTCGATCTGCTCAAAGAACACTACGGACTCCCAATTCCTGAAGGCGACTACGAGACTGTAGCTGGCTACATCCTCGACCGGACCGGGACGATTCCTGAAACCGGTACTGAACTTAATTTAGCCGATGCCATTATCACGGTCACGGATGCCGACGCACGTGCTATCCGTAAAGTTCGTATCCGGCGAAGACTCGGACGTTTCACGTCTTGA
- a CDS encoding sulfurtransferase — MADYANPDVLVTTEWVAAHGGDTGIRLLEVDVDTSAYAEGHIAGAVGLNWQTQLCDQIRRDILTKEQFEALCNDSGIANDTTVIFYGDNNNWFATYALWQFRYYGHDESLLKVMNGGRQKWIDEGRDLVTDVPDYPSTGYQAKFPDDNVRSTADNVRDTLGQGVVNLVDVRSPAEFSGEVIAPPGMSETAQRGGHIPGAANIPWATAVAEDGTFKSHDELQEIYGGAGVDDSKETIAYCRIGERSSHTWFVLKYLLGYEKVRNYDGSWTEWGNLVGAPIARD; from the coding sequence ATGGCTGATTATGCGAATCCTGATGTTTTGGTAACTACAGAATGGGTAGCCGCACACGGCGGTGATACCGGTATCCGGCTCCTTGAAGTTGATGTTGATACGTCCGCTTATGCTGAAGGGCATATCGCTGGCGCAGTTGGACTGAATTGGCAGACCCAACTCTGCGACCAGATTCGCCGCGATATTCTCACGAAAGAACAATTTGAAGCACTCTGCAACGATAGCGGCATTGCTAACGATACCACCGTTATCTTCTATGGCGATAATAACAACTGGTTCGCAACTTACGCATTGTGGCAATTCCGCTACTACGGACACGATGAGAGCCTGTTGAAGGTGATGAACGGGGGTCGCCAAAAATGGATCGATGAAGGCAGAGACCTTGTCACTGACGTGCCGGATTATCCGAGTACAGGGTATCAGGCGAAGTTTCCTGATGACAACGTTCGCTCCACGGCGGATAACGTCCGCGACACACTCGGACAAGGTGTTGTTAACCTCGTTGATGTCCGTTCACCTGCCGAATTTTCCGGCGAAGTCATCGCACCACCGGGTATGAGCGAGACGGCACAACGCGGTGGACATATCCCCGGCGCAGCGAACATTCCATGGGCAACCGCAGTTGCTGAGGACGGCACCTTTAAATCCCACGATGAACTGCAGGAGATTTACGGTGGCGCAGGTGTTGATGATAGTAAAGAGACAATCGCCTATTGTCGTATTGGTGAACGTTCATCGCATACGTGGTTTGTGCTGAAGTATCTACTCGGTTATGAGAAAGTTCGCAACTATGATGGCAGTTGGACGGAATGGGGCAATCTTGTCGGTGCACCCATCGCACGCGACTAA
- the folE gene encoding GTP cyclohydrolase I FolE, which produces MDLKQEPPNPELENLFTKILGNLGEDPSRQGLVKTPLRAAKAMEFLTSGYHQDINEILNGAIFDEDYDEMVIVKEIEFYSLCEHHILPFWGKCHVGYLPRNQIIGLSKIPRIVDMFSRRLQVQERLTREIAEALETALDPRGVAVVMEGQHLCMMARGVEKQAPRMTTNVMRGAFREDSSTRAEFLRCVQIS; this is translated from the coding sequence ATGGATCTTAAACAGGAGCCTCCAAACCCAGAATTAGAGAATCTTTTCACCAAAATTCTTGGAAATTTGGGTGAAGACCCAAGTCGTCAAGGCTTGGTGAAAACGCCGCTCCGTGCCGCGAAAGCGATGGAATTTTTGACGAGCGGTTACCATCAAGACATCAATGAAATTTTAAATGGGGCGATCTTTGACGAAGATTACGACGAAATGGTGATCGTGAAGGAGATCGAATTTTACAGTCTCTGTGAACACCATATTCTCCCCTTTTGGGGCAAATGTCACGTCGGGTATCTTCCAAGGAACCAGATTATTGGTTTGAGTAAGATCCCGCGCATCGTCGATATGTTTTCCCGGCGGTTGCAAGTCCAAGAACGCCTCACCCGTGAGATCGCCGAGGCACTCGAAACTGCGCTTGACCCGCGCGGTGTTGCGGTTGTCATGGAGGGTCAACACTTGTGCATGATGGCACGGGGTGTGGAAAAGCAGGCACCAAGAATGACAACAAATGTCATGCGCGGCGCGTTCCGCGAGGATAGTTCAACGCGTGCGGAGTTTTTGAGGTGCGTCCAAATATCTTAA
- a CDS encoding cadherin domain-containing protein has product MKLFIRKQRSTVFFLLTLLILFGTSNTGYTQADENRAPVFNEGARATRTVAENTPADTNIGAPFTATDPDNGDTLTYSLHRGDRNAFRINPNTGQLQTRAALDYETKNAYNNLTVRATDSSGLTDAILVTINVTNVNEMPTFNVGGSRTVAENTAAGTNIGEPFTATDPDGDALTYSLYSGADRHAFSIVSTTGQLQTKDALDYETQNAYTFIISVSDGNGGILARLVTINVTDVEETLIMPVNQRTRQVRDAIVDAVPDVNNPDEVTPEHLAGITKLDLSNKGIRSLKSSDFSGLSTLTNLNLQNNSITDIAPLEDLTTLTWLYLNNTSISDISALEDLTSLTYLNLGNTSISDISALENLTSLTSLFLSDTSISDISALENLTFLTGLWLNNTSISDISALENLTSVALLNLSGASISDISALENLTSLLWLLLEGNPISDYGPLRRLMRANWLVSIDININNNIPVFSDGDSTTRSVAENTEAGINIGAAVSATDADNHTLTYSLGGTDADAFDIVTESGQLQTKAALDADTKSAYTVTVTVYDGNSGGDRITVTIDVTESDDENVRGAPSVEVSPIIPDRTALLTNFPNPFNPETWIPYQLAKPAEVTLTIYDIRGVVVRELKLGHQAAGMYHSRSRAIYWDGSNTLGEKVATGVYFYTLKAGDFTATRKLLIRK; this is encoded by the coding sequence TTGAAACTGTTCATCAGAAAACAAAGATCCACCGTATTTTTTCTCTTAACCCTCTTAATACTTTTTGGCACATCTAACACAGGATATACACAGGCAGATGAGAATAGGGCACCCGTGTTCAATGAAGGTGCCCGCGCGACGCGCACTGTTGCTGAGAACACACCTGCCGACACAAACATCGGTGCTCCCTTCACAGCCACAGACCCAGATAACGGCGATACATTAACCTATTCGCTGCATCGGGGCGATAGAAACGCGTTTCGGATTAACCCGAATACAGGGCAGCTGCAAACCAGAGCCGCTCTCGACTATGAAACGAAGAACGCTTACAACAATCTCACCGTCCGCGCAACGGATAGCAGCGGTCTCACGGATGCAATCCTTGTCACAATCAACGTCACGAATGTCAACGAGATGCCTACGTTCAATGTCGGCGGGTCGCGCACTGTTGCCGAGAACACGGCTGCTGGCACAAACATCGGCGAGCCTTTCACCGCAACGGATCCCGATGGCGACGCGCTCACCTATAGTCTGTACAGCGGCGCGGACAGGCACGCGTTTAGTATTGTCAGCACAACCGGGCAACTCCAAACAAAAGATGCCCTCGACTATGAAACGCAGAACGCCTACACGTTTATCATTTCTGTCTCCGATGGCAATGGCGGTATCCTAGCCAGACTCGTCACTATCAACGTCACGGATGTTGAGGAAACACTAATAATGCCCGTCAATCAACGCACGCGACAGGTGCGCGATGCGATTGTCGATGCGGTGCCTGATGTGAATAATCCCGACGAGGTGACGCCCGAACATCTTGCTGGAATTACCAAACTTGACCTTTCCAATAAAGGTATCAGATCACTGAAATCCAGTGATTTCAGTGGTTTGAGCACACTGACAAACCTCAATCTGCAAAACAATTCCATCACCGATATAGCCCCTCTCGAAGATTTGACCACACTGACATGGCTCTATCTGAATAACACTTCGATAAGTGATATATCAGCCCTTGAAGACTTAACATCCCTGACATACCTCAATCTGGGTAACACTTCGATAAGTGATATATCAGCCCTTGAAAACTTAACATCCCTGACATCGCTCTTTCTGTCTGACACTTCGATAAGTGATATATCAGCCCTTGAAAACTTAACATTCCTGACAGGACTTTGGCTGAATAACACTTCGATAAGTGATATATCAGCTCTTGAAAACTTGACATCCGTGGCATTGCTCAATTTGAGTGGCGCTTCGATAAGTGATATATCAGCCCTTGAAAACTTGACGTCCCTGCTATGGCTCTTGCTGGAAGGTAATCCGATTTCGGATTATGGGCCCCTCCGTCGACTCATGAGAGCAAATTGGCTTGTTTCCATTGATATTAATATTAATAACAACATACCTGTGTTCTCAGATGGTGATAGCACGACGCGTTCCGTCGCAGAAAACACAGAAGCCGGCATAAACATCGGCGCAGCTGTCTCTGCTACAGACGCAGATAATCATACCCTCACCTATAGTCTCGGTGGCACGGATGCCGATGCGTTTGATATTGTCACCGAATCAGGGCAGTTACAAACAAAAGCCGCCCTTGACGCTGACACAAAATCGGCCTATACCGTAACAGTGACCGTCTACGATGGCAATAGTGGTGGAGACAGAATTACCGTTACAATTGATGTTACGGAGAGCGACGATGAGAATGTCCGTGGTGCGCCATCGGTTGAAGTATCTCCTATCATTCCTGATAGGACCGCCCTGCTCACCAACTTCCCCAATCCCTTCAACCCTGAGACGTGGATACCCTATCAACTCGCCAAACCCGCTGAAGTTACGCTCACTATCTACGATATACGCGGTGTTGTCGTGCGGGAACTGAAGTTAGGGCATCAAGCTGCGGGTATGTATCATAGCCGTAGCCGTGCGATCTATTGGGATGGCAGCAATACGTTGGGTGAGAAGGTGGCGACGGGTGTCTATTTCTACACACTTAAAGCTGGCGATTTCACTGCGACACGCAAACTATTGATACGAAAATAG